The following coding sequences lie in one Alloacidobacterium dinghuense genomic window:
- a CDS encoding AsnC family protein, whose product MKTPPLGTMCIDCGCCRADLYAVDDPICWACDAGEPCKNKQQSQSAPAHAAVAQLEENVIRTTDDIKQKIIAADPSISNVELGRRLGVKDGTVFYIRKQHGIRSTAKPGTRAKKTAAVTASSSTTMTVDGTPAATQTQPQTISVSLTPERMDLVWGYFSPEEKAIGIKAILQAQLEAC is encoded by the coding sequence ATGAAAACACCTCCCCTGGGAACGATGTGCATAGATTGCGGCTGCTGCCGCGCCGATCTCTATGCCGTCGACGATCCCATCTGCTGGGCTTGCGATGCTGGCGAGCCTTGCAAAAACAAACAGCAATCACAATCAGCGCCGGCCCACGCGGCCGTCGCACAACTGGAGGAAAACGTGATACGCACTACCGATGACATTAAGCAAAAGATCATCGCTGCCGATCCATCGATCTCGAATGTTGAGCTTGGACGTCGGCTCGGCGTCAAGGATGGAACGGTGTTTTACATCCGCAAACAGCACGGCATCCGGAGCACCGCGAAACCGGGCACCCGCGCTAAGAAGACCGCCGCCGTGACGGCTTCGTCGTCGACCACCATGACGGTCGACGGAACGCCGGCAGCTACGCAAACCCAACCGCAGACGATCAGCGTATCCCTGACTCCCGAACGCATGGATCTCGTGTGGGGCTATTTCTCTCCTGAAGAAAAGGCCATCGGTATCAAGGCCATCCTGCAGGCCCAGCTGGAGGCGTGCTGA
- a CDS encoding ATP-binding protein, protein MKGRTVKNEATYERMDALATMQQESDSVRALLLDYLGRTGLKVDDFARRINYSGVTLRFFLDNRYYNVGRTDIRVRKAVKHFIETHPIEPPQRVSGELYDTANVRTIRETFQKLLPKPVAYMVYAPPGSQKSFVLEHEVARLNQEELHKNGHGQRAYYVYARQNLRPRDLIRRVCIACGSHAGNDIDRMLSNLRFDFQTRRTLLVVDEAQHLEIECFEVLRELLDQPPFFSLLFAGSHDLKQKFDRFSATLEQWNSRIIAKVKLPGLQPQEAEGIILREIGHLLAPMPEARRNALIEGLMKQATTKDAFEKARTYINIRTLTNALDQISQAHAAKIGVPVDRSTSTGCEEEACA, encoded by the coding sequence GTGAAAGGCCGCACGGTCAAAAACGAAGCAACTTACGAACGCATGGACGCGCTTGCGACCATGCAGCAGGAGAGCGACAGCGTTCGCGCGCTCTTGCTCGATTATCTTGGGCGCACGGGCCTGAAGGTGGATGACTTTGCCCGGCGCATCAACTATTCCGGCGTCACGCTGCGTTTCTTCCTCGACAACCGCTATTACAACGTTGGCCGCACCGACATTCGCGTCCGCAAGGCGGTCAAGCACTTCATCGAGACGCATCCCATCGAACCGCCGCAGCGGGTCTCGGGCGAGCTGTACGACACCGCGAACGTCCGCACCATCCGCGAGACCTTTCAGAAGCTGCTGCCGAAGCCGGTGGCCTACATGGTGTACGCGCCGCCGGGATCGCAGAAGAGCTTTGTGCTGGAGCATGAGGTCGCAAGGCTCAACCAGGAAGAGCTGCACAAGAACGGCCACGGCCAGCGCGCCTACTACGTCTACGCGCGGCAGAACCTGCGGCCCCGTGATCTGATCCGCCGCGTGTGCATCGCCTGCGGTTCCCATGCCGGCAACGACATAGACCGCATGCTCTCAAACCTGCGCTTCGACTTTCAGACGCGCCGCACGCTCCTGGTCGTGGATGAGGCGCAGCATCTTGAGATCGAGTGCTTCGAGGTGCTGCGCGAGCTGCTCGACCAGCCGCCGTTCTTCTCGCTGCTCTTCGCCGGGTCGCACGATCTGAAGCAGAAGTTCGATCGCTTCTCGGCGACGCTCGAACAATGGAACTCGCGCATCATCGCCAAGGTCAAGCTGCCCGGCCTGCAGCCGCAAGAGGCAGAGGGAATCATCCTGCGTGAGATCGGCCATCTGCTCGCGCCCATGCCGGAAGCCAGGCGCAACGCCCTGATCGAAGGCCTGATGAAGCAGGCCACCACCAAGGACGCGTTTGAGAAGGCCCGCACCTACATCAACATCCGCACGCTCACCAACGCGCTTGACCAGATCAGCCAGGCGCACGCGGCGAAGATCGGGGTCCCCGTCGACAGGTCCACGTCGACGGGGTGTGAGGAGGAAGCATGCGCGTAG
- a CDS encoding Mu transposase C-terminal domain-containing protein, which yields MSAQPATSLYLLPSSSAAEWLTAEQVMTATGWSRRTFFRNVSGLIARDSDRTAPNGRKVREYLAASLPAEARGKIGVSGDGRKLQAGESAGGLIPNQSLLFTSLPSPTDEHRITLPDPEDQAQAEQRLGILKPILEFGDDPGRYASLRLKDGRPVTSPTRLLMYQAETHDIAERTLKTWIQRYRAGGFPALADKQRSDKNTSRWFAHNEKAAHLAAYLHLICQQSYRVCHEAIQQDAEMLGLGDDLPSYETVRAWLASAPPYLKAYAREGRRAYQERMSPYISRHYADVASNQIWVSDHMIHDVEVMNDCFPEAPYGTPIRLRFTCLLDFHSRYVVGASWCWEGSSRSIATALRRAALRHGACEHFYCDNGKDYRKVAKGAMPAYLAKTAVDEQEWWANETRWLDEIGILGRLQMKVTHCIVRHPQSKHVERFFRTLHERFDKQWFQNYTGGAPHLRPDATTAAMELHRKLVKQGRANESFHPPASYFIAACMAWIDEYHHRVHEGEGMDGRTPAQVFEQDRLDESRPMPSERDLALLLAEQTRRKVRECSIELNKRRYTYYDAESRDVLHEMNERDVLVAYDPNDTEGVAILDQDGHFLCWAREEQMLGFNPADPEIQQQIGQSMADRRHLEKSARNLLEGIARTARSNGARTPVEMLAERTKVSPIVEATLTHRAPKLKPDPEAAAPPSAADIAQNFLEALK from the coding sequence ATGAGCGCGCAACCGGCCACGAGCCTCTATCTGCTGCCGTCATCGAGCGCAGCGGAATGGCTCACAGCGGAGCAGGTGATGACCGCGACGGGATGGTCGCGCCGGACATTCTTCCGGAATGTCTCGGGCCTCATCGCTCGCGATTCTGACCGCACTGCGCCCAATGGCCGCAAAGTTCGCGAATATCTTGCCGCATCGCTTCCCGCCGAAGCACGCGGCAAGATCGGGGTCTCCGGCGACGGGCGAAAGCTGCAGGCTGGTGAATCAGCCGGAGGATTGATACCCAATCAGTCCCTGCTCTTCACCAGCCTGCCCTCCCCCACGGACGAGCACCGCATCACGCTGCCCGATCCCGAGGACCAGGCGCAGGCCGAGCAGCGCCTCGGAATCCTGAAGCCCATCCTCGAATTTGGCGACGATCCGGGCCGCTACGCTTCGCTGCGGCTGAAAGATGGCCGTCCAGTCACATCGCCGACGCGCCTGCTGATGTACCAGGCCGAGACGCATGACATCGCGGAGCGCACGCTGAAGACCTGGATCCAGCGCTATCGCGCCGGCGGATTTCCCGCGCTCGCCGACAAGCAGCGCAGCGACAAGAACACGTCGCGCTGGTTCGCCCACAACGAGAAAGCTGCGCACCTGGCCGCATATCTCCACCTCATCTGCCAGCAGAGTTACCGCGTCTGCCACGAAGCCATCCAGCAGGATGCGGAGATGCTCGGCCTCGGCGACGATCTGCCGAGCTATGAAACAGTCCGCGCCTGGCTGGCCAGCGCGCCTCCGTACCTGAAGGCGTATGCCCGCGAAGGCCGCCGCGCCTACCAGGAGCGGATGTCGCCCTACATCAGCCGCCATTACGCCGATGTCGCCTCGAACCAGATATGGGTCAGCGATCACATGATCCACGACGTCGAGGTCATGAACGACTGCTTTCCGGAAGCGCCCTACGGAACGCCGATCCGCCTGCGCTTCACCTGCCTGCTCGACTTCCATTCGCGCTATGTCGTGGGAGCGAGCTGGTGCTGGGAAGGCAGCTCCCGCTCGATTGCGACGGCCCTGCGCCGCGCGGCGCTGCGGCATGGGGCTTGTGAGCATTTTTATTGCGACAACGGCAAGGACTATCGCAAGGTCGCCAAGGGCGCGATGCCGGCATACCTGGCGAAGACCGCCGTCGACGAGCAGGAGTGGTGGGCAAACGAGACGCGCTGGCTCGACGAGATCGGTATTCTCGGCCGGCTGCAGATGAAGGTCACGCACTGCATCGTGCGTCATCCGCAGTCGAAGCATGTTGAGCGCTTCTTCCGCACGCTGCATGAGCGCTTCGACAAGCAGTGGTTCCAGAATTACACCGGCGGCGCTCCACATCTCCGCCCGGATGCCACAACAGCAGCGATGGAGCTGCACCGCAAGCTGGTGAAGCAGGGGCGCGCCAATGAGTCGTTCCATCCGCCGGCCAGCTACTTCATCGCGGCCTGCATGGCCTGGATTGACGAGTACCACCATCGCGTGCACGAGGGTGAGGGCATGGATGGTCGCACGCCCGCCCAGGTCTTCGAGCAGGACCGCCTGGACGAGTCGCGGCCAATGCCCTCGGAGCGGGATCTCGCGCTGCTGCTGGCTGAGCAGACACGCCGCAAGGTGCGCGAGTGCTCGATTGAGCTGAACAAGCGCCGCTACACGTACTACGACGCTGAATCGCGCGACGTGCTGCATGAGATGAATGAGCGCGATGTCCTGGTCGCATACGACCCCAACGACACCGAAGGCGTCGCGATCCTCGACCAGGACGGTCACTTCCTCTGCTGGGCGCGCGAAGAGCAGATGCTCGGCTTCAATCCCGCTGATCCGGAGATCCAGCAGCAGATCGGCCAGAGCATGGCCGACCGCCGCCACCTTGAAAAGTCGGCGCGCAACCTGCTCGAAGGCATCGCGCGCACGGCCCGGTCCAATGGCGCGCGCACGCCGGTCGAGATGCTGGCCGAACGGACGAAGGTTTCACCCATCGTGGAAGCGACGCTCACGCATCGCGCTCCAAAACTCAAACCTGATCCCGAAGCAGCCGCTCCCCCATCGGCAGCCGATATTGCACAGAACTTTCTGGAGGCTCTGAAGTGA
- a CDS encoding helix-turn-helix domain-containing protein has translation MFPLEFGDELVNAGEFGVEGRFNSRRPPVSVCYFGDVLASNTKLASNAAVNSGGELLSIDGGVHIFCKRRDKSSRGSVPPENQEYSRWNKLVKKKIAKVMLPEVSLGIGTRLRAIRKGRGLNQTQLAALLGVKQPTVVKWEKGVMKPSPAILLKISELVSEGSERQWWRDQAAKQAGFMEGAEVDVTGVTLPTASPFRIIPLIKNPLKIGDLGQMDVAEIQENLHLPNHWFSEGGTIRAVTIHNNPLSPLIAGDHIAIIDVSRRDADRLAGCVVAVRTVTGIDVRMLQKDRNVYFLKPLNEASGQSVRVLKHDGEDSIVGQVLKWIADAPSSEQAPRKTTKRT, from the coding sequence TTGTTTCCGCTCGAATTTGGCGACGAGCTGGTCAATGCGGGCGAATTCGGCGTGGAGGGCCGATTCAACTCGCGTAGACCGCCTGTTTCCGTTTGCTACTTCGGAGACGTGCTGGCGTCCAATACCAAGTTGGCGAGCAATGCGGCTGTAAATTCCGGTGGTGAGCTTCTTTCGATAGACGGAGGAGTTCATATATTCTGCAAGAGGCGGGACAAGTCATCGCGTGGCAGCGTCCCGCCTGAAAACCAAGAATATAGCCGCTGGAATAAATTGGTCAAGAAGAAAATAGCCAAGGTTATGTTACCGGAGGTGTCTTTAGGCATAGGCACCCGCCTTCGTGCCATCCGGAAGGGACGAGGATTGAATCAGACCCAATTGGCCGCGTTGCTCGGGGTGAAACAACCCACGGTCGTGAAATGGGAAAAGGGCGTCATGAAGCCCTCGCCCGCAATACTTTTAAAAATTTCTGAGCTGGTATCGGAGGGAAGTGAGCGCCAGTGGTGGCGCGATCAGGCGGCTAAACAGGCTGGCTTCATGGAAGGTGCAGAAGTTGACGTTACCGGCGTAACGTTACCCACAGCGAGTCCATTCCGTATTATTCCACTTATAAAGAATCCCTTAAAAATAGGTGACTTGGGCCAAATGGATGTTGCTGAAATTCAAGAAAACCTGCACCTGCCTAATCATTGGTTCTCCGAAGGTGGAACAATTCGAGCCGTAACCATTCACAACAACCCGTTATCTCCCCTGATCGCTGGAGACCACATTGCGATCATCGATGTAAGCCGTCGCGATGCAGACCGCCTTGCCGGGTGTGTGGTCGCCGTCAGAACCGTAACTGGAATCGATGTTCGCATGCTCCAGAAAGATCGCAATGTGTACTTTCTCAAACCATTGAACGAAGCGTCTGGACAATCTGTTCGCGTTCTCAAGCACGACGGCGAAGACAGCATCGTCGGACAGGTGCTCAAGTGGATCGCGGATGCGCCATCGTCAGAGCAGGCTCCGCGCAAGACAACGAAACGAACGTAA
- a CDS encoding glycoside hydrolase family 73 protein — translation MRSIRAWSRLPCGGGRMNQLQSDFLRNTVTAAQYTQKTYGVPASITLAQAILESGWGKSSLAQKCNNFFGVKAVAHATPDTYEEFPTIEFVDGRKTSVMAQFAKYPSPTLGFAAHARLLALAERYKPAMACRSDVEMFAEQLHRCGYSTNPNYAASLMVLVKEFDLTQYDIQPDPAAPAAEVA, via the coding sequence GTGCGAAGCATTCGCGCGTGGAGTCGCCTGCCCTGCGGAGGTGGCCGGATGAACCAGCTGCAGTCTGATTTCCTCCGCAATACGGTGACCGCCGCGCAGTACACGCAGAAGACCTATGGCGTGCCCGCGTCGATCACGCTGGCCCAGGCGATTCTCGAATCGGGATGGGGCAAGTCGTCGCTCGCGCAGAAGTGCAACAACTTCTTCGGGGTGAAGGCCGTTGCCCACGCGACGCCGGACACCTATGAGGAATTCCCCACCATTGAGTTCGTCGACGGCCGCAAGACTTCGGTGATGGCGCAGTTCGCGAAGTATCCATCGCCAACGCTGGGCTTCGCCGCGCACGCTCGCCTGCTTGCACTGGCGGAGCGGTACAAGCCGGCAATGGCGTGCCGCAGCGATGTGGAGATGTTTGCCGAGCAGCTGCACCGCTGCGGCTACTCCACGAATCCGAACTATGCCGCGAGCCTCATGGTGCTGGTGAAGGAGTTCGATCTTACGCAGTACGACATCCAGCCGGATCCGGCCGCGCCCGCTGCGGAGGTTGCGTAA
- a CDS encoding DUF3486 family protein yields MARPKTGERRRARQPLKIDRLPIEVRDKIQALRSKGKTWQEIEELSALPVDKGGFVAWDALPTPVLELFPDLRLPHTNLHRWYDLRVEQVQAEVLNRAQQARKIAEAFAAADLENSNDAVMNAARDIIFGLMERADDGSRMYASKALLALAEVVQEARKNDIRERQVAVDERKLKALEAREELTRRKLEAETEKAAKKLSKGQLTPEDLGRLAERTFGLKPVATHG; encoded by the coding sequence ATGGCGAGACCAAAGACGGGCGAACGGCGGCGCGCGCGGCAACCACTGAAGATTGACCGCCTGCCCATCGAAGTACGCGACAAGATTCAGGCGCTGCGCAGCAAGGGCAAGACGTGGCAGGAGATCGAAGAGCTGTCCGCGCTGCCCGTCGACAAAGGCGGCTTCGTAGCCTGGGATGCGCTTCCAACTCCCGTCCTCGAACTCTTTCCCGATCTGCGTCTGCCGCATACGAATCTGCATCGCTGGTACGATCTGCGCGTCGAGCAGGTGCAGGCGGAAGTGCTCAACCGCGCGCAGCAGGCGCGCAAAATCGCTGAGGCATTCGCCGCTGCGGATCTCGAAAACTCGAATGATGCGGTGATGAATGCCGCGCGGGATATCATCTTCGGCCTTATGGAGCGCGCCGATGATGGCTCGCGCATGTATGCCTCGAAGGCTCTGCTTGCGCTCGCTGAGGTTGTCCAGGAAGCGCGCAAGAACGATATCCGTGAACGCCAGGTGGCTGTTGATGAGCGCAAGCTGAAGGCTCTCGAAGCCCGCGAAGAATTGACGCGGCGCAAGCTCGAAGCGGAAACGGAGAAGGCGGCCAAGAAACTTTCGAAGGGGCAGCTCACTCCGGAGGATCTCGGGCGATTGGCCGAGCGCACGTTTGGCCTCAAGCCGGTGGCCACGCATGGCTAG
- a CDS encoding terminase large subunit domain-containing protein, whose protein sequence is MASVAALPAAMPLRQYQVRWIQDDSRFKIAVKSARIGFSFGTGLEAVLDCLHTPNATWTVLSASKAQSVEFIETCHRHIELMFGTAELYRDEDWYDELGKIEAIQQRITFPDGSRLIALPANPRTARGYPGNAILDEFAHHEDSYAIWAAITRQVALGHKVRVLSTPNGEQGKFYDLCKELGLTDGEPEHNFAVVKGWSIHWIDVNMAVADGCPIDMQEMRDLIKDDDIVNQEFYCIFLKAGGSWLPLDLIQQAEDQGATLEWPGGYSPRGSLFGGIDVGRIGDRTSFWLKEKIGDVLWTRMVLALSKVPFQKQAEILEPYVKMTLRTAIDSTGMGIALYDLLNVNNSGRVMGVNFAGSSRVRDEQKKRHPATSGVADGSVRMKTDLAVKIKRSHEGLRERIPYDLQIRAELQAIKRIPTATGVTFDAPRIELETGVAGGKKQKSYAHADHFWAHALATYAAESDVCALGIQLPQTPTSYSRLGGYL, encoded by the coding sequence ATGGCTAGTGTTGCCGCGCTTCCCGCAGCGATGCCGCTGCGCCAGTATCAGGTCCGCTGGATCCAGGACGACTCGCGCTTCAAGATCGCGGTCAAATCTGCGCGTATTGGTTTTTCGTTTGGCACCGGCCTCGAAGCCGTGCTCGATTGTCTGCATACGCCGAACGCGACATGGACGGTGCTGAGCGCCTCGAAGGCGCAGTCGGTCGAGTTCATCGAGACGTGCCATCGGCACATCGAGCTGATGTTCGGAACGGCCGAACTCTACCGCGATGAAGACTGGTATGACGAGCTGGGCAAGATCGAGGCCATTCAGCAGCGCATCACGTTCCCGGATGGATCGCGCCTCATTGCGCTCCCCGCAAACCCGCGCACGGCGCGCGGCTATCCCGGCAACGCGATCCTCGATGAGTTTGCGCATCACGAAGACAGCTATGCAATCTGGGCGGCGATCACGCGTCAGGTAGCGCTCGGACACAAGGTCCGCGTGCTCTCGACTCCGAATGGCGAGCAGGGCAAGTTCTACGATCTCTGCAAAGAGCTGGGCCTGACGGACGGCGAGCCGGAGCACAACTTCGCTGTCGTCAAGGGCTGGTCGATCCATTGGATCGACGTGAACATGGCGGTCGCAGACGGCTGCCCGATCGACATGCAGGAGATGCGCGACCTGATTAAAGACGACGACATCGTCAATCAGGAGTTCTATTGCATCTTCCTGAAGGCCGGCGGTTCATGGCTGCCGCTCGATCTCATCCAGCAGGCCGAAGACCAGGGCGCGACGCTCGAATGGCCCGGCGGGTATTCTCCGCGCGGCTCGCTCTTCGGCGGCATCGACGTAGGCCGCATTGGCGATCGCACTTCGTTCTGGCTCAAAGAGAAGATCGGCGACGTGCTCTGGACGCGCATGGTGCTCGCTCTCAGCAAGGTGCCATTTCAGAAGCAGGCGGAGATCCTCGAACCATACGTGAAGATGACGCTGCGCACGGCGATCGACTCCACCGGCATGGGCATTGCTCTCTATGATCTGCTCAATGTGAACAACAGCGGCCGCGTGATGGGCGTCAACTTCGCCGGATCCAGCCGCGTGCGCGACGAGCAAAAGAAAAGGCATCCGGCAACAAGCGGAGTCGCTGATGGCTCCGTGCGCATGAAGACTGATCTCGCGGTGAAGATCAAGCGGTCGCATGAAGGCTTGCGCGAGCGTATCCCTTACGATCTGCAAATCCGCGCCGAGCTGCAGGCGATCAAGCGCATTCCCACGGCGACTGGCGTCACCTTCGACGCGCCGAGGATCGAGCTGGAAACGGGCGTCGCCGGCGGGAAAAAGCAGAAGTCCTACGCGCACGCCGATCACTTCTGGGCGCATGCGCTGGCAACCTATGCCGCTGAGTCGGATGTCTGCGCGCTCGGCATACAGCTTCCGCAGACGCCCACTTCCTACTCAAGACTAGGAGGCTACCTCTGA
- a CDS encoding phage portal protein family protein, which produces MADDTIPPLPPKGEIVSQQALYDTQISLYRNSLAFGGMRDPSTNWATMVYNHPQAMLLYRELEDKDEDVANALDSLRLSVLERDPSVTPGDDSQLALDAANFIQDQLTQLDFHSVLDCILDAPGYGFSVQEMVFDTSMGQASIAEINDCPQELFLFGDRYQPQIGQLQFLSQPWASTGQPVPEEKFIVFTYRKRSRNRMGRPLLKSVFWPSWFKRNIQRLWMQYAEKGPGTAVVFYNDPDNVAERQQAVEIAQAIADNVAIAVPQSFKYDQELLKIARSQDPAVYEHFFQAMQYSIARKILGETLTSFGNEGGTGSRAQGQTHADTLEQRTIELCFATASVINKQFVRPLTLWNFGPAAPMPKWGFDIGEEEDQAKRLVVDSGLQKMGKQFTAGYVSKRYDVPLAVGEEADSVLVPNAAAPQVNLNDNSDNDASFAENKKELQEFDKLFEQLKESADPLLAERTRHLVSAAHPVQQNE; this is translated from the coding sequence ATGGCCGATGACACCATTCCGCCGCTGCCGCCGAAGGGCGAGATCGTTTCGCAGCAGGCTCTGTACGACACGCAGATCTCGCTCTACCGCAACTCGCTCGCCTTCGGCGGCATGCGCGATCCCAGCACGAACTGGGCGACGATGGTCTACAACCATCCGCAGGCGATGCTGCTCTATCGCGAGCTGGAGGACAAGGACGAAGACGTTGCCAATGCGCTCGACAGCCTGCGGCTGAGCGTGCTGGAGCGCGATCCCAGCGTGACGCCTGGAGACGATTCGCAGCTCGCGCTCGACGCCGCCAACTTCATCCAGGACCAGCTGACGCAACTCGACTTTCATTCCGTGCTCGATTGCATCCTGGACGCGCCTGGTTATGGCTTCAGCGTGCAGGAGATGGTCTTCGATACGAGCATGGGGCAGGCGTCGATCGCGGAAATCAACGATTGCCCGCAGGAGCTTTTCCTTTTCGGAGACCGCTATCAGCCTCAGATCGGGCAGCTGCAATTTCTTTCGCAGCCGTGGGCTTCAACCGGGCAGCCGGTTCCTGAAGAGAAGTTCATCGTCTTCACCTATCGCAAGCGTTCGCGCAACCGCATGGGGCGGCCGCTGCTCAAGTCCGTCTTCTGGCCGAGCTGGTTCAAGCGCAACATTCAACGCCTCTGGATGCAGTATGCGGAGAAAGGACCGGGCACCGCAGTCGTCTTCTACAACGACCCTGACAACGTAGCGGAGCGGCAGCAGGCTGTCGAGATCGCCCAGGCTATTGCCGACAACGTTGCGATCGCGGTGCCGCAGAGCTTCAAGTACGACCAGGAGCTGCTGAAGATCGCGCGCTCGCAGGACCCCGCGGTGTATGAACATTTCTTCCAGGCGATGCAATATTCCATCGCGCGGAAGATCCTCGGCGAAACGCTCACCAGCTTCGGCAATGAAGGCGGAACGGGTTCGAGAGCGCAAGGTCAGACGCATGCGGACACCCTGGAGCAACGCACGATCGAGCTGTGCTTCGCGACTGCATCTGTCATCAACAAACAGTTCGTGCGCCCGTTGACGCTCTGGAACTTCGGTCCGGCTGCGCCCATGCCGAAGTGGGGATTCGATATCGGCGAAGAAGAAGACCAGGCAAAACGCCTCGTCGTGGATTCAGGGCTGCAGAAGATGGGCAAGCAATTCACGGCCGGTTATGTGTCCAAGCGCTATGACGTGCCGTTAGCCGTGGGCGAAGAAGCGGATTCCGTGCTGGTTCCGAACGCCGCAGCGCCGCAGGTGAATCTCAACGACAACAGCGACAACGACGCATCGTTCGCCGAGAACAAGAAGGAGCTGCAGGAGTTCGACAAGCTCTTCGAGCAGTTGAAGGAAAGCGCCGATCCGCTGCTCGCAGAACGCACGCGCCACCTTGTATCGGCGGCTCATCCAGTCCAACAAAACGAGTGA
- a CDS encoding DNA-methyltransferase: MKPYYERDGIVLFNADSRELLPGLKADLVCTDPPYGIGVARRSWNGGRGKKHCRSGMMRGRKPVQCRDYGDYDWDDAPPSRWVFDLLRENSRWQIIFGGNYFPLPPSRCWLVWDKDNGGNQFADCELAWTNFEKPVRKLRWRWNGFLQEDMKNKEERVHRAQKPLEVMRWCIQHAPEECGTILDPFAGSGTTLLAARTLGRKAIGIEREEAFCETAAKRLELAVA, translated from the coding sequence ATGAAGCCTTACTACGAACGCGACGGAATCGTTCTGTTTAATGCTGACAGTCGCGAACTGCTGCCGGGCCTGAAAGCAGACCTGGTATGCACAGACCCACCATACGGGATCGGCGTCGCAAGGCGCAGCTGGAACGGTGGACGAGGTAAAAAGCACTGCAGGTCCGGCATGATGCGAGGCAGAAAGCCGGTGCAGTGTAGGGATTATGGCGATTATGACTGGGATGACGCGCCACCATCACGATGGGTTTTTGATTTGCTGCGAGAGAATTCACGCTGGCAGATCATTTTCGGCGGGAACTATTTTCCGCTTCCGCCATCGCGCTGCTGGCTCGTTTGGGACAAGGACAATGGCGGAAACCAATTCGCCGATTGCGAGCTGGCCTGGACGAATTTTGAAAAGCCAGTGCGCAAGCTGAGATGGCGCTGGAACGGATTTCTTCAAGAGGACATGAAGAACAAAGAGGAACGAGTACATCGCGCGCAAAAGCCCTTGGAGGTGATGCGCTGGTGTATCCAGCATGCTCCGGAGGAATGCGGGACGATTCTCGACCCCTTCGCAGGCTCAGGAACAACGCTGCTGGCAGCGCGCACGCTCGGGCGTAAGGCCATCGGCATTGAGCGCGAAGAGGCATTCTGCGAGACGGCCGCGAAGCGGCTGGAGCTGGCAGTAGCGTGA
- a CDS encoding phage head morphogenesis protein, which produces MKITIHHGVTRDNAFVPRMGELLARKLASADMLGRLQIVRHAYAKTKKQLPLSAAGSHVKFDEGDVDLGIGFDVGGNDAADYVSRLTPVTKQVFDGLTSQYRKDAFTLAATSDVRLVQKVQAALADIASKGGTASDFRAAANKIADDAGVTELNAFTLDTAYNTAMQKAYSSGRLVQMREPHMMEALPFWQYWTVGDLRVRPEHAVLDGFCAHAIDPVWLKIYPPSGFNCRCSVVPIPAEEAPKDSDQGGLERLPALAMVLVPQQGFTSLLHAI; this is translated from the coding sequence GTGAAAATCACCATCCACCACGGCGTCACGCGCGATAACGCATTTGTTCCGCGCATGGGCGAGCTGCTTGCACGCAAGCTCGCCAGCGCCGATATGCTCGGCCGCCTGCAGATCGTGCGCCATGCTTACGCGAAGACGAAAAAGCAATTGCCCTTGAGCGCTGCTGGATCGCATGTGAAGTTCGACGAAGGCGACGTGGATCTCGGCATCGGCTTCGACGTGGGCGGCAACGACGCGGCCGATTACGTCTCGCGGCTTACTCCTGTCACCAAGCAGGTCTTCGACGGTCTCACCTCGCAGTACCGCAAAGATGCGTTCACTCTCGCAGCCACGAGCGACGTGCGCCTGGTGCAGAAGGTGCAAGCCGCGCTCGCGGACATCGCCAGCAAGGGCGGCACGGCCAGCGATTTCCGCGCAGCAGCGAATAAGATCGCCGACGACGCCGGTGTCACTGAGCTGAACGCGTTCACGCTCGACACCGCATATAACACCGCGATGCAGAAGGCATACAGCTCCGGACGCCTGGTGCAGATGCGCGAGCCGCACATGATGGAAGCACTGCCGTTCTGGCAGTATTGGACGGTCGGCGATCTGCGCGTGCGGCCTGAACATGCGGTGCTCGACGGCTTCTGCGCGCATGCCATTGACCCGGTGTGGCTGAAGATTTATCCTCCATCTGGATTCAACTGCCGCTGTTCAGTTGTGCCGATCCCCGCCGAGGAAGCACCGAAGGACAGCGACCAGGGCGGACTGGAACGCTTGCCAGCATTGGCGATGGTGCTGGTTCCGCAGCAAGGATTCACGTCGCTCCTCCACGCAATATAA